The Armatimonadota bacterium genome window below encodes:
- a CDS encoding universal stress protein — MIIQSKGDVIILRGMLTENHWPALKSVVSLLLKRHPAGVIVDGGNLTEVTQAGARTFLDASEYIESQNARVVVAGLSADIIREISGVPGIRSGLPLAATVEEARASLAVSGAEALPSAQRRPVVLMPLVGDWRRAADYAVAQAAKLKADIHLLYVIEVPRAQPLGVPLPDAEKRAERVLSEGEAILRDHGFATRKLSTRARVAVEGAARFAAESGTRLLVMAFDEADFAAASMQQDIFGAACRDVHCESAVICVASERQDTTPTVLFPMVGSWRTGVHFVGRQASETGIDVDLLYVISVPRAMSLDASMPEQEREAAAIFDEAERSLKQYRLPVRRVLMRSRDAMEGIARHAAASKPISIAVSYERSQLDQSFTRDQTVGAICREAPADVIIICPPKENKP, encoded by the coding sequence ATGATCATACAATCGAAGGGCGATGTCATAATCCTGCGCGGCATGCTGACCGAGAATCACTGGCCGGCGCTGAAGTCCGTGGTGAGTCTCCTTCTCAAGCGCCACCCGGCCGGCGTGATCGTGGACGGTGGCAACCTGACTGAAGTTACTCAGGCTGGAGCCCGCACCTTTCTCGATGCCAGCGAGTACATCGAGTCGCAGAATGCGCGCGTGGTCGTCGCCGGACTCTCAGCGGATATTATTCGCGAGATCAGCGGCGTGCCGGGGATTCGGTCGGGACTGCCGCTGGCGGCGACCGTTGAAGAGGCCCGGGCCTCGCTCGCCGTCAGCGGCGCTGAGGCTCTGCCTTCCGCTCAGCGCAGGCCGGTCGTGCTCATGCCGTTAGTCGGCGACTGGCGCAGAGCCGCTGACTACGCGGTCGCTCAGGCGGCGAAGCTGAAGGCCGATATCCACCTCCTGTACGTGATCGAGGTGCCCCGCGCCCAACCGCTCGGCGTTCCTCTGCCCGATGCGGAGAAGAGGGCGGAGCGGGTGCTGTCCGAGGGGGAGGCCATTCTTAGAGATCACGGATTCGCGACCCGGAAGCTGAGCACCAGGGCGCGGGTAGCCGTGGAGGGCGCCGCCAGGTTCGCGGCAGAGAGCGGGACGAGGCTCTTGGTGATGGCATTCGACGAAGCTGATTTCGCGGCCGCGTCAATGCAGCAGGATATCTTCGGGGCCGCATGTCGCGACGTGCACTGCGAATCGGCAGTGATCTGTGTCGCTTCCGAGCGACAGGACACGACCCCCACCGTGCTCTTCCCTATGGTCGGCTCATGGCGGACGGGCGTGCATTTTGTCGGAAGGCAGGCGTCGGAGACGGGGATTGACGTGGATTTGCTCTACGTGATCTCAGTTCCGAGGGCGATGTCTCTCGACGCCTCAATGCCCGAACAGGAACGCGAGGCCGCCGCGATCTTCGACGAGGCCGAGCGCTCCCTGAAGCAGTATCGCCTTCCCGTGAGGCGGGTCCTCATGCGCTCCCGCGACGCGATGGAAGGCATCGCCAGGCACGCCGCCGCCTCGAAGCCTATCTCGATAGCCGTATCCTACGAACGATCACAGCTCGATCAGTCGTTCACTCGAGATCAGACCGTCGGCGCGATCTGCAGGGAAGCTCCGGCGGATGTGATCATCATCTGTCCGCCTAAGGAGAATAAGCCATGA
- a CDS encoding glycine--tRNA ligase, with the protein MADKMESIVGLCKRRGIIFPSSEIYGGIGSTWDYGPVGVLLKNNVKAAWWRAIVQERDDMVGLDAAILMHPDVWKASGHITSFNDPMVDCKKCKRRFRADHLVESMAKEEDAVERTAEQLKDLEKALEGMKCPECGGELTSMRQFNLMFKTFMGPVEDSAAVVYLRPETAQGIFVNFKNVQAATRKKLPFGIAQIGKSFRNEITPGNFTFRTREFEQMEIEFFTRPEEAEQWYNYWLDERFNWYVKHGIKKENLRLRPHGEDELAHYARACSDVEYLFPIGWSELEGIANRTDFDLKAHMDESGKDLSYFDETTNERVVPYVIEPSGGVDRTLLAFLSDAYEEIEGGRGDAGAEVETVLRLNPRLAPYKAAVLPLAKKGGLPEVAQDLCREISKCYSADYDEARSIGRRYRRQDEVGTPWCITVDFDTLEDQAVTIRDRDTMEQVRVSLPQVKNWLRDKMDECA; encoded by the coding sequence ATGGCCGACAAGATGGAAAGCATAGTAGGTTTGTGCAAGCGGAGGGGGATCATCTTCCCTTCGAGCGAGATATACGGGGGCATCGGCTCCACCTGGGATTACGGACCCGTCGGCGTCCTGCTCAAGAACAACGTCAAGGCCGCATGGTGGAGGGCGATCGTCCAGGAGCGCGACGACATGGTCGGCCTTGATGCAGCGATCCTCATGCACCCGGATGTCTGGAAGGCGAGCGGACACATCACGTCGTTCAACGACCCGATGGTTGACTGCAAAAAGTGCAAGCGCCGGTTCCGCGCCGACCACCTGGTCGAGTCCATGGCGAAAGAAGAAGACGCTGTCGAACGCACCGCCGAGCAGCTCAAGGACCTGGAGAAGGCGCTCGAAGGCATGAAGTGCCCGGAATGCGGCGGCGAACTGACTTCGATGCGCCAGTTCAATCTCATGTTCAAGACCTTCATGGGCCCGGTCGAGGACAGCGCGGCGGTCGTCTACCTGCGCCCTGAGACTGCGCAGGGCATCTTCGTCAACTTCAAGAACGTCCAGGCGGCCACGCGCAAGAAGCTCCCGTTCGGCATCGCGCAGATCGGCAAGTCGTTCCGCAACGAGATCACCCCCGGCAACTTCACGTTCAGGACCCGCGAGTTCGAGCAGATGGAGATAGAGTTCTTCACCCGCCCAGAAGAAGCCGAGCAGTGGTACAACTATTGGCTCGATGAGCGGTTCAACTGGTATGTGAAGCACGGCATCAAGAAGGAGAACCTCCGTCTTCGGCCCCACGGCGAGGACGAACTGGCGCATTACGCCCGGGCCTGCTCCGACGTGGAGTATCTCTTCCCGATCGGTTGGAGCGAGTTGGAGGGGATCGCCAACCGCACGGATTTCGACCTGAAGGCGCACATGGATGAGAGCGGAAAGGACCTCAGCTACTTCGACGAGACCACGAATGAGCGCGTCGTGCCCTACGTGATCGAGCCGTCCGGCGGGGTTGACCGTACTCTCCTCGCGTTCCTATCTGATGCCTACGAGGAGATCGAAGGTGGTCGGGGTGATGCCGGCGCCGAGGTCGAGACCGTCCTGCGTCTGAACCCGAGACTCGCTCCGTACAAGGCCGCGGTCCTTCCGCTTGCGAAGAAGGGCGGACTCCCCGAGGTCGCGCAGGATCTTTGCAGGGAGATCAGCAAGTGCTACAGCGCCGACTACGATGAGGCCCGAAGCATCGGACGCCGATACCGCCGCCAGGATGAGGTCGGTACTCCCTGGTGCATCACGGTTGACTTTGATACCCTGGAGGACCAGGCGGTTACTATCCGCGACCGGGACACGATGGAGCAGGTGCGCGTCTCCCTCCCGCAGGTCAAGAACTGGCTCAGGGACAAGATGGATGAATGCGCCTAG
- a CDS encoding RidA family protein: MPKQPIKTPRAPAAIGPYSQGVRAGGFIFISGQIPLDPASGELVEGDVSQQSDRVMRNIRAILDDSGATMEDIVKTTIFLADMDDFAAVNEVYGRYFSSEPPARATVQVARLPKEVRVEIEATAWVGE; the protein is encoded by the coding sequence ATGCCGAAACAGCCGATCAAAACGCCGAGAGCTCCTGCCGCCATCGGGCCCTACTCCCAGGGCGTGAGGGCAGGGGGGTTCATCTTCATCTCCGGGCAGATACCGCTTGACCCTGCGTCTGGTGAGCTTGTCGAGGGTGATGTGTCCCAGCAGTCCGACCGCGTGATGCGGAACATCCGCGCGATACTCGATGATTCCGGCGCGACGATGGAGGATATCGTCAAGACCACCATCTTCCTGGCCGACATGGATGACTTCGCCGCCGTGAACGAGGTCTACGGCCGGTACTTCAGCTCCGAGCCGCCCGCCCGCGCGACGGTCCAGGTCGCCCGCCTGCCGAAGGAAGTCCGCGTCGAGATCGAGGCGACTGCGTGGGTGGGGGAGTAG
- a CDS encoding APC family permease: MQSGVWASIRKILVGAPLPTWRAVHERLPKVLALPIFASDALSSVAYATEEILLILVLAGPTVLTSPTVAYVSLAIVALLWLVATSYRQTIYAYPSGGGAYIVAKDNLGDTPGLIAGSALTIDYTLTVAVSIAAGVAAFVSAYPAYEHHLVLLALLGVTLLTIGNLRGVRESGFLFALPTYVFVISMLMLIAVGVYRVSTAGIVAHTASEVQSVPVVHAFTLFLILRAFSGGCTAMTGTEAISNAVQAFKPPEARNAAITLMIMAVILSLLFAGISFLAYHSGVIPVSHEDASRSYETVVSQIARATFGTTWFYYLVQWATVVILLLAANTSYAGFPRLASIMARDRFMPRQLYNVGDRLVFSNGIFLLSTLAGLLIVVFRGSTHALIPLYAVGVFLSFTLSQYGMAVRFRRLREPGWRTRAALSIVGAVATAIVTVVLSVTKFVEGAWIVIILIPLLVLVFWKIHRHYIAVGRQLRLSDEDSFEVTKNTVLVLTPSVHKGVLSALEYAKSLSADVRAIHLETDPLDTQLMIERWDRWGGGIPLVILESPYRSLIGPLLEYLDEVKGERENYRVTVVIPEFVSAKWWHKLLHNQSGMMLKIALLFRRDIVTANLRYYLSE; encoded by the coding sequence ATGCAGTCCGGAGTCTGGGCTTCGATCAGGAAGATACTGGTAGGCGCTCCTTTGCCCACCTGGCGAGCCGTTCACGAGCGGCTGCCCAAGGTCTTGGCGCTTCCGATATTCGCGTCCGATGCGCTGTCTTCCGTGGCGTATGCAACGGAAGAAATCCTGCTGATCCTGGTGCTTGCCGGCCCCACGGTACTCACCTCGCCCACGGTCGCGTATGTGTCCCTTGCGATTGTGGCACTGCTCTGGCTAGTTGCCACGTCCTATCGGCAGACGATCTACGCCTATCCCTCGGGCGGTGGAGCGTACATAGTAGCCAAGGACAACCTTGGCGACACCCCCGGCCTCATCGCGGGTTCTGCGCTGACCATAGACTACACCCTGACGGTGGCAGTCAGTATTGCGGCGGGTGTAGCCGCCTTTGTCTCCGCGTACCCGGCCTACGAGCATCATTTGGTGCTGCTGGCGTTATTGGGCGTCACACTCCTGACGATCGGCAACCTCAGAGGCGTTCGCGAATCCGGTTTCCTGTTCGCGCTGCCGACCTATGTGTTCGTGATCAGCATGCTCATGCTCATCGCGGTCGGAGTGTATCGGGTCTCGACTGCGGGAATAGTGGCCCATACGGCCAGTGAGGTGCAGTCTGTTCCCGTCGTGCATGCGTTCACGCTCTTCCTCATCCTCAGGGCGTTCTCTGGCGGATGTACCGCCATGACCGGCACGGAAGCGATCAGCAACGCAGTCCAAGCCTTCAAACCGCCGGAAGCCCGCAATGCGGCCATCACCCTGATGATCATGGCGGTGATACTCAGCCTGCTCTTCGCGGGCATCAGTTTCCTCGCCTACCATAGCGGGGTGATCCCGGTCAGTCACGAAGACGCATCCCGGTCCTACGAAACCGTCGTATCCCAGATTGCGCGGGCGACCTTCGGGACCACGTGGTTCTACTATCTGGTCCAGTGGGCGACGGTGGTCATTCTTCTGCTGGCGGCCAACACGAGCTATGCAGGCTTCCCGAGATTGGCGTCCATCATGGCGCGGGACCGCTTCATGCCCAGACAGCTCTACAACGTCGGCGACCGCCTGGTCTTCTCGAACGGCATCTTCCTTCTGTCTACGCTTGCGGGGCTGCTCATCGTCGTGTTCCGCGGCAGCACCCACGCGTTGATCCCGCTGTACGCGGTTGGGGTCTTTCTGTCGTTCACACTCTCGCAGTACGGCATGGCCGTGCGTTTCCGAAGGCTGCGCGAGCCCGGTTGGCGCACCAGGGCCGCACTGAGCATCGTCGGTGCCGTCGCCACCGCGATCGTTACGGTCGTACTATCCGTGACGAAGTTCGTCGAGGGTGCGTGGATCGTCATCATCCTGATCCCCCTGCTCGTCCTCGTTTTCTGGAAGATTCACAGGCACTACATTGCCGTCGGCAGGCAGCTCAGGCTCAGCGACGAGGACTCGTTCGAGGTGACGAAGAACACCGTGCTCGTGCTGACCCCCTCGGTCCACAAAGGGGTGCTCTCCGCGCTCGAGTACGCGAAATCGCTGTCCGCCGACGTTCGCGCGATTCATCTCGAGACCGACCCGCTCGATACGCAGTTGATGATAGAACGTTGGGACCGCTGGGGTGGTGGCATTCCGCTCGTCATTCTTGAGTCGCCTTACAGGTCGCTTATAGGCCCGCTTCTGGAGTATCTTGACGAGGTCAAGGGCGAGAGGGAGAACTACAGGGTCACTGTCGTCATACCGGAGTTTGTGTCCGCGAAGTGGTGGCACAAGCTGCTTCACAATCAGTCCGGCATGATGCTGAAGATCGCCCTGTTGTTCCGCAGGGATATTGTGACCGCCAACCTGCGCTACTATCTCTCCGAATAA
- a CDS encoding trypsin-like peptidase domain-containing protein has product MKIRPTRTLCTAALVTALIATPTAALTAVPEVSAESQSAVVKAVQTVGPAVVNIDTVTRPRLTVFSEFFGEPQPQQGQGSGWVFDGASGYIVTNEHVIHGADQVTVTMPDKKQYEAKLVGRDRTSDIAVLKIEAKGLPSAKLSVNGDPVIGSWAIAIGNPFGFQSTVTVGVISATGRRLKAPDGREMENLIQTDAAINPGNSGGPLCDIDGKVVGMNTAIIPYGQGLGFAISSDTIGRVVPELIKNGRVIRPWVGFVYADASPRLARYLRVQYTEGVIIQVYRGYAGEEAGLRTGDIIVEAAGKPIKAVGELDEIVQNLKIGDRLALVVVRNGAKTRATVIVGEMPPDAQG; this is encoded by the coding sequence ATGAAGATAAGACCGACGAGAACCCTCTGCACCGCCGCGTTGGTGACGGCACTCATCGCGACACCGACGGCAGCGCTGACCGCCGTGCCCGAGGTGAGCGCGGAGTCGCAGTCAGCCGTCGTGAAGGCCGTGCAGACGGTTGGCCCGGCGGTTGTCAACATTGACACGGTCACCCGCCCCAGGCTAACCGTGTTCTCCGAGTTCTTCGGCGAACCCCAACCTCAGCAGGGCCAAGGCTCCGGGTGGGTTTTCGACGGGGCGAGCGGCTACATCGTTACGAACGAACATGTGATCCACGGGGCCGACCAGGTCACCGTCACCATGCCGGACAAGAAGCAGTACGAGGCAAAACTAGTCGGCCGAGACAGGACAAGCGACATCGCAGTGCTGAAGATCGAGGCGAAGGGCCTGCCGTCGGCGAAGCTCTCGGTCAACGGCGACCCGGTTATCGGCTCCTGGGCTATAGCAATCGGCAACCCGTTCGGATTCCAGAGCACGGTTACGGTAGGGGTTATCAGCGCAACGGGAAGGCGCTTGAAGGCACCGGACGGTCGGGAGATGGAGAACCTCATTCAGACCGACGCGGCGATCAACCCAGGGAACTCCGGCGGCCCACTGTGCGACATTGACGGCAAGGTGGTGGGCATGAACACAGCAATAATCCCCTACGGTCAAGGACTCGGGTTTGCCATCTCGTCCGATACGATCGGAAGGGTCGTGCCGGAGTTGATAAAGAACGGCAGGGTCATCCGCCCGTGGGTCGGGTTCGTCTATGCCGATGCGAGCCCGAGGCTGGCAAGATACCTGCGAGTCCAGTACACGGAAGGCGTGATCATCCAGGTCTACCGAGGCTACGCCGGAGAGGAAGCCGGCCTTCGGACCGGGGATATCATAGTCGAGGCAGCCGGAAAACCGATAAAGGCCGTCGGCGAACTCGACGAGATCGTGCAGAACCTGAAGATAGGCGACCGACTGGCGCTCGTCGTCGTTCGAAATGGGGCCAAGACAAGAGCGACTGTGATCGTGGGAGAGATGCCTCCCGATGCGCAGGGCTGA
- a CDS encoding APC family permease, which yields MWNLVRKLLIGTPLPSWRAVHERLPKILALPILASDALSSVAYSGEELLIVLVLAGTIAIHSPSFMWLSIAIVTLLAIVATSYRQTIHAYPSGGGAYTVAKENLGTGYGLVAGASLVVGYTLTVAVSIAAGVSALISAFPEFVEYRVHLGIVGIAVITLGNLRGVRESGLLFAMPTYVFIASMITLVVVGIYRLETGGLFVPSSQMHPPAVQGLTLFLILRAFSGGCAIMTGTEAISNAVPNFRPPESRNAATTLTTMAVILSIMFIGTNWVAWKTGVIPVHDQTVISQIARAVFGTTKFYYVLQIATVAILILAANTAYAGFPWLASVMARDRYMPRQLYNVGDRLVFSNAILLLSLMAAALIVLFRGDTHKLIPLYAVGVFLSFTLSQAGMVKHAARERHDGWRRGAVISLIGAVVTGGVTLVVGVTRFMGGAWIVIVLIPLIVYLLVKMHDHYVSLGDQLRLTDDDSFVPMKNTVIVLTPSLHRGVLPALEYAQTMSGDVRAIHIETDPIDTRLMIERWDRWGGGIPLVILESPYRSLLAPLMEYLEEVKVERNNHRVTVVVPEFVPAKWWHKILHNQSGFLLKIALLFRRDIITANVRYYLER from the coding sequence ATGTGGAACCTCGTTCGAAAGCTGCTGATTGGCACCCCCCTGCCCTCATGGCGGGCCGTGCATGAACGTCTGCCGAAAATCCTCGCCCTCCCGATTCTTGCGTCCGACGCGCTCTCGTCGGTAGCCTACTCGGGCGAGGAACTGCTAATCGTGCTCGTCCTTGCGGGAACCATCGCCATTCACTCTCCTTCGTTCATGTGGCTGTCCATCGCCATCGTGACGCTCTTGGCGATAGTGGCGACCTCATATCGTCAGACCATCCACGCATATCCCTCCGGCGGTGGAGCATACACGGTAGCCAAGGAAAACCTCGGCACGGGGTATGGCCTTGTCGCCGGCGCCTCTCTCGTCGTAGGTTATACTCTGACGGTTGCGGTCAGCATCGCCGCCGGGGTGTCGGCGCTCATATCGGCGTTTCCTGAGTTCGTTGAGTACCGCGTGCACCTGGGCATCGTGGGAATCGCCGTTATCACGCTCGGCAACCTGAGAGGCGTGCGCGAGTCGGGCCTGCTTTTCGCCATGCCCACCTACGTGTTCATCGCGAGCATGATCACGTTGGTGGTTGTGGGCATATACCGCCTCGAGACCGGCGGTCTCTTCGTGCCGAGCAGTCAGATGCACCCCCCCGCGGTTCAGGGCCTCACTCTGTTCCTCATACTCCGCGCATTCTCAGGAGGGTGCGCGATCATGACGGGTACCGAGGCGATCAGCAACGCCGTGCCGAACTTCAGACCGCCCGAGAGTCGGAATGCCGCTACTACTCTCACCACGATGGCGGTGATCCTTAGCATCATGTTCATAGGCACGAATTGGGTTGCGTGGAAGACAGGCGTCATTCCCGTCCACGATCAGACGGTCATATCGCAGATCGCGCGGGCGGTCTTTGGCACGACAAAGTTCTACTATGTGCTTCAGATAGCTACGGTAGCTATCCTGATTCTTGCGGCCAACACCGCCTACGCCGGCTTCCCTTGGCTGGCTTCCGTCATGGCGCGCGACCGCTATATGCCGAGACAACTCTACAACGTTGGCGACCGGCTGGTATTCTCTAACGCGATCCTGTTACTCTCCTTGATGGCTGCCGCGCTCATCGTACTGTTCAGGGGCGATACCCACAAGCTGATACCGCTGTACGCCGTGGGCGTGTTCCTCTCGTTCACGCTCTCGCAGGCCGGCATGGTCAAGCACGCTGCTCGGGAACGTCATGACGGCTGGCGGCGCGGCGCGGTGATAAGCCTGATCGGCGCGGTCGTGACCGGGGGGGTCACGTTGGTTGTCGGTGTGACGAGGTTCATGGGCGGCGCGTGGATTGTAATCGTGCTCATCCCGCTGATCGTGTATCTTCTCGTGAAGATGCACGATCACTACGTATCGTTGGGTGACCAACTGCGGCTGACCGACGATGACAGCTTCGTGCCGATGAAGAACACAGTGATCGTGCTCACGCCATCCCTGCACAGAGGAGTACTGCCCGCGCTGGAGTATGCGCAGACGATGTCCGGCGACGTGCGAGCGATCCATATCGAGACCGACCCGATTGACACGCGGCTGATGATCGAACGCTGGGACCGATGGGGTGGAGGAATCCCGCTTGTCATTCTGGAATCGCCTTACAGGTCACTTCTTGCCCCGCTGATGGAGTATCTCGAGGAGGTCAAGGTCGAGCGGAATAATCACCGCGTGACCGTGGTAGTCCCGGAGTTCGTTCCCGCGAAATGGTGGCACAAGATACTTCACAACCAGTCGGGGTTCCTCCTGAAGATCGCGCTGCTCTTCCGGCGCGACATCATCACCGCCAACGTGCGCTACTACCTGGAGAGATAG
- a CDS encoding response regulator transcription factor has product MATVLSQESRPDECELTRREVEVLSLLFQGKSTQEVADMMFVSKRTVDYHLCRIFEKLNVSNRVQAILRAAQMGLVEAPPAN; this is encoded by the coding sequence ATGGCGACTGTGCTGTCTCAGGAATCCCGCCCGGACGAATGCGAACTCACCCGGCGCGAAGTGGAAGTCCTGTCCCTGCTGTTTCAGGGCAAGTCTACCCAGGAAGTGGCGGACATGATGTTCGTCAGTAAGCGGACGGTTGACTATCACCTGTGCAGGATATTTGAGAAGTTGAACGTGTCCAATCGGGTCCAGGCCATCCTGCGAGCCGCTCAGATGGGTCTGGTGGAAGCCCCTCCCGCCAACTGA
- a CDS encoding PQQ-binding-like beta-propeller repeat protein yields MKRSSALSATVVSGLALVTLCGCAFGALADSPWPMFRHDLYHSARSQYPAPTPTGTPWKYYIGGSLLSSCAVGTDGTVYVGGSTYLYAINSNGTLKWRSSIGSSTRSSPAIGSDGVIYIGSGNNKLYAFNSNGTQKWAYTTGGGIQSSPAIGPDGTVYCGSSDGYLYALNATGTLKWRRTIGGCAMTSPAVASDGTIYIGGSNQCLNAINPNGTVKWQYQTGANVSSTPAISPDGSRIYVSSLDLNLYCISSAGAKIWNFAIIQLASKTPSSPALGPDGTIYIGSNDNKLFAVNPDGTEKWHYTTGFDVRSSPAVGADGTIYFGAWDGFLYALNPDGTRKWWHLTQGSIFSSPAIDGTGSVVIPSWDGYVYGNLNHNVATTTPPANLQATPLSESSVQLDWIDMSGDEFGFRVEKKVPGGEYMFVTNLAAGTQTYTVTDLQSGQPYLFTVAAYQEGGFAYSNEASAVTLGVRAPSDLEVVAVSGTQIDLNWVDNSSDEIGFKIERKTGNVGVFREIATVAAGATSYSDMSVNPAQDYYYRVRAASPTGQSTYSNEDWDASDGRDYGEIATHSTTRPQMCLTFDAGTQNVRTGILDILRQYGVKCTFFVTGEVAQMTPAFWQIATNDGHQVCNHSWEHPNFTDLTDDLIRKQLRDCDEFVYNLTGNRTRPFFRAPFGARDSRVLQVAAEEGYRHVFWTVDTGDAGWLAPTSEIIQRTLSNAQNGAVILYHCTLETTENSIATVVPTLLAQGYELVTVGELVAPNEIAMPPMPAGWSLMSLPIEPAHPTPPVVMKGVNYDGNLYNWDNETQSLGQYDAMTSAAFGPVSPDYGYWLDSPTEPVLRVSGRLQTTARTIMLPHAYLNPSGAWTIIGYPFLTAQGWGNCEVFNPNAAEPQTRSLAEARDAGWVSSTLYGWDTYTQGLYEIGLDDDWAVYNELEPWHGYWMVTYADDLRLIIPPP; encoded by the coding sequence ATGAAGAGATCATCCGCGCTATCCGCAACAGTCGTTTCAGGCCTGGCGCTCGTCACGCTGTGCGGCTGCGCGTTCGGCGCGCTGGCAGACTCCCCTTGGCCGATGTTCCGGCACGACCTGTATCACTCGGCGAGAAGCCAGTACCCGGCCCCGACGCCGACCGGCACTCCGTGGAAGTACTACATCGGCGGGAGCCTGCTCTCGTCGTGCGCGGTCGGAACGGACGGTACGGTGTACGTAGGCGGGAGCACTTATCTCTACGCCATCAACTCGAACGGCACGCTGAAGTGGCGGTCGTCGATCGGGTCGAGTACGCGTTCTAGCCCCGCCATCGGAAGTGACGGCGTGATCTACATCGGCTCCGGCAACAACAAGCTGTATGCCTTCAATTCGAACGGCACCCAGAAATGGGCCTATACGACGGGCGGCGGCATCCAGAGCAGCCCCGCCATCGGCCCGGACGGGACGGTGTACTGCGGATCGTCCGATGGATACCTGTACGCACTGAACGCCACCGGCACCTTGAAGTGGCGTAGAACTATCGGCGGATGCGCCATGACTTCGCCGGCTGTGGCGTCGGACGGCACGATATACATCGGTGGCAGCAACCAGTGCCTCAACGCAATCAACCCCAATGGCACGGTCAAGTGGCAGTACCAGACCGGTGCGAACGTATCGTCAACGCCCGCTATCAGCCCCGACGGATCGCGGATATATGTCAGTTCGCTCGACCTCAACCTCTACTGCATCAGTTCGGCCGGGGCCAAGATATGGAACTTCGCGATCATACAGCTCGCCTCGAAGACCCCTTCATCGCCCGCTCTCGGCCCGGACGGCACGATCTACATCGGCAGCAACGACAACAAGTTGTTCGCCGTGAACCCGGACGGCACCGAGAAGTGGCACTACACGACCGGCTTCGACGTCCGCTCGTCACCCGCAGTCGGCGCCGACGGCACGATCTATTTCGGAGCCTGGGATGGTTTTCTCTACGCACTGAACCCCGACGGGACAAGGAAGTGGTGGCATCTCACCCAGGGCAGCATCTTCTCGTCACCGGCGATAGACGGTACCGGCAGTGTCGTCATCCCCTCTTGGGACGGTTACGTGTACGGCAACCTCAACCACAACGTGGCTACCACGACTCCGCCGGCCAATCTGCAGGCGACGCCCCTCTCCGAGTCCAGCGTGCAACTCGACTGGATTGACATGTCGGGCGACGAGTTTGGTTTCCGAGTCGAGAAGAAAGTGCCCGGCGGCGAGTACATGTTTGTCACGAATCTTGCGGCCGGCACGCAGACATACACGGTAACCGATCTCCAATCAGGGCAGCCGTACCTTTTCACCGTAGCGGCTTACCAGGAGGGCGGATTCGCGTACTCCAACGAGGCTTCGGCCGTCACGCTCGGCGTGCGCGCCCCATCCGACCTCGAAGTCGTGGCTGTATCGGGAACGCAGATAGATCTCAACTGGGTGGACAACTCTTCGGACGAAATCGGGTTCAAGATCGAGAGAAAGACCGGGAATGTCGGCGTATTCCGCGAGATCGCCACCGTCGCCGCCGGCGCCACCTCATACAGCGACATGAGCGTCAACCCGGCTCAGGACTACTACTACCGGGTGAGGGCAGCCAGTCCCACCGGACAATCCACATACTCCAACGAGGACTGGGATGCATCCGACGGGAGGGACTACGGCGAGATAGCAACACACAGCACTACGCGGCCGCAGATGTGCCTGACGTTCGATGCAGGAACGCAGAACGTCCGCACGGGAATACTGGACATCCTGAGACAGTACGGAGTCAAGTGCACGTTCTTCGTCACGGGCGAGGTCGCGCAGATGACGCCCGCGTTCTGGCAGATAGCCACCAACGACGGGCATCAGGTATGCAACCACAGTTGGGAGCACCCCAACTTCACGGACCTGACCGACGACTTGATACGAAAGCAGCTCCGCGACTGCGACGAGTTCGTGTACAATCTCACCGGCAACCGGACCAGGCCGTTCTTCCGTGCACCGTTTGGGGCACGAGATTCCAGAGTGCTCCAGGTCGCGGCTGAGGAGGGCTACCGTCACGTGTTCTGGACGGTGGACACCGGCGATGCCGGATGGCTTGCGCCCACCTCGGAGATCATCCAGCGGACGCTCTCGAATGCACAGAACGGCGCGGTGATACTTTATCACTGCACGCTGGAGACGACGGAGAACTCCATCGCCACAGTAGTCCCGACGCTTCTGGCGCAAGGCTATGAGCTGGTCACGGTCGGCGAGCTGGTCGCGCCGAACGAGATCGCGATGCCGCCGATGCCCGCCGGATGGAGCCTGATGTCGCTGCCCATCGAGCCCGCGCATCCGACACCACCGGTCGTGATGAAAGGCGTCAACTACGACGGCAACCTCTACAACTGGGACAATGAGACGCAGAGCCTGGGGCAATACGACGCAATGACGAGCGCGGCTTTCGGGCCGGTCAGCCCGGACTACGGTTACTGGCTCGACTCACCGACCGAACCTGTGCTAAGAGTGAGCGGCAGGCTGCAGACTACTGCGAGAACGATCATGCTTCCGCACGCGTACCTGAATCCGAGCGGCGCATGGACGATCATCGGTTACCCGTTCCTGACGGCGCAGGGATGGGGCAACTGCGAAGTGTTCAACCCGAACGCCGCCGAGCCACAGACGCGGTCGCTGGCCGAGGCGCGCGACGCCGGCTGGGTGTCAAGCACGCTGTACGGCTGGGACACCTACACGCAGGGTCTCTATGAAATCGGCCTGGATGACGACTGGGCCGTGTACAACGAACTCGAACCGTGGCATGGGTACTGGATGGTGACTTACGCCGACGACCTGAGGCTGATCATACCTCCGCCGTAG